In Antechinus flavipes isolate AdamAnt ecotype Samford, QLD, Australia chromosome 3, AdamAnt_v2, whole genome shotgun sequence, a genomic segment contains:
- the NFKBID gene encoding NF-kappa-B inhibitor delta codes for MTSLGPREGDPEKGPRRGGGRRAEARVPGPGCGRGRQPAPGETRSGALDKGSAASPVSKTWGEGGGVGRKLRRSGWGESLRVGTLPRFSVRGREEEGEGPLLDLGLPITLSLGLSSLPAPTPTVSRGERSHCPSQTVKKLLEAQRRRRQSGTSYQPQGQVPAISANDAEPGLGPFPGAPEVQVAGLGAPSAPPAQAPGWDLEASALYPDCPYHYPPSAEAFFSFPPADPGGLASFPALLEGPVDAAGLYGEPNPPPAGPWGVPGPPQLLAPQGASLEAARAQVHALGLQRLLTQDEEGDTLLHLFAAQGLRWSAYAAAEMLQGYGQLDIREHQGKTPLLVAATANQPLIVQDLLTLGADPNATDHRGRTILHLAATYGLPGVLTAVFNSGIQVDMETRDFEGLTPLHAAVLSLNEVTQQPACGPRTMTVPARDRLACVQMLLEMGADHTSQEFKSNKTVLHLAVQGANLALVQMLLDLPSGDPRAFVNMKAHGNTALHMAAALPPGFPQEPIIRGLLAAGADPALRNLENEQPAHLLSPGPASEALRQLLKRSRPPPLASSS; via the exons ATGACGAGCTTGGGTCCCAGAGAAGGAGACCCAGAGAAGGGTCCCAGACGGGGGGGCGGGAGGCGAGCAGAAGCTAGGGTCCCCGGGCCGGGATGTGGGCGGGGCAGACAGCCGGCTCCGGGGGAGACACGCTCCGGGGCTCTGGATAAGGGTTCGGCCGCCTCCCCGGTTTCCAAGACGTGGGGAGAGGGAGGTGGGGTCGGGAGGAAACTGCGGCGGAGCGGGTGGGGGGAGAGCCTCCGCGTGGGGACACTGCCCCGGTTTTCCGTGAGAGgcagggaagaagagggggaggggccCCTCCTTGATCTTGGACTCCCGATAACCCTCTCCCTTGGgctctcctccctccctgctcCCACCCCCACAGTGAGCCGGGGCGAGCGCAGCCACTGCCCGTCTCAGACTGTGAAGAAACTGCTGGAGGCGCAAAGGCGGCGGAGGCAATCTGGCACCAGCTACCAGCCTCAG GGGCAAGTCCCTGCGATCTCTGCAAATGACGCCGAACCAG GTCTGGGCCCCTTCCCAGGGGCTCCGGAAGTTCAGGTGGCGGGCCTTGGGGCCCCGTCGGCTCCCCCGGCGCAGGCCCCGGGCTGGGACCTGGAAGCCAGTGCCTTGTACCCCGACTGCCCCTACCACTACCCACCCTCGGCCGAAGCCTTCTTCAGCTTCCCCCCCGCGGATCCCGGGGGGCTGGCTTCCTTCCCCGCCCTCCTGGAG GGCCCTGTGGATGCCGCCGGACTGTATGGGGAGCCAAACCCGCCTCCGGCCGGCCCCTGGGGAGTCCCGGGGCCCCCCCAGCTCCTGGCTCCACAAGGAGCTTCCCTGGAGGCCGCGCGGGCGCAGGTTCATGCCTTAGGGCTGCAGCGGCTGCTGACCCAGGATGAGGAGGGGGACAC GCTTCTTCACCTGTTTGCGGCCCAAGGTCTCCGCTGGTCAGCCTATGCCGCGGCTGAGATGCTGCAGGGCTACGGACAGCTGGACATCCGGGAACACCAGGGAAAG ACGCCCCTCCTTGTAGCCGCCACAGCCAACCAGCCGCTGATTGTCCAGGACCTGTTAACCCTGGGAGCTGACCCCAATGCTACTGACCACCGTGGCCGGACCATCCTGCACCTGGCCGCCACTTACGGCCTGCCTGGGGTCCTCACG GCTGTGTTTAACTCAGGGATTCAGGTAGACATGGAGACCAGGGACTTTGAGG GTCTCACCCCGCTGCATGCTGCTGTGCTCTCCCTTAACGAGGTCACCCAGCAGCCAGCCTGCGGCCCCAGGACAATGACCGTCCCAGCACGGGACAGGCTGGCCTGTGTCCAGATGCTGTTAGAGATGGGGGCCGACCACACCAGCCAG GAATTCAAGAGTAATAAGACAGTGCTGCATCTGGCCGTCCAGGGAGCCAATCTCGCCCTCGTGCAGATGCTGCTGGACCTGCCCAGTGGGGATCCGAGGGCCTTTGTGAACATGAAG GCCCACGGGAACACAGCCTTGCACATGGCAGCCGCCCTGCCCCCAGGATTCCCCCAGGAGCCTATCATTCGGGGGCTCCTGGCGGCTGGGGCAGATCCCGCCCTGCGCAATCTGGAGAATGAGCAGCCGGCGCACCTGCTGAGCCCCGGACCGGCCTCGGAAGCA CTTCGGCAGCTGTTGAAGAGAAGCCGGCCCCCACCTCTGGCCTCCTCCTCATAG